One window of the Eucalyptus grandis isolate ANBG69807.140 chromosome 8, ASM1654582v1, whole genome shotgun sequence genome contains the following:
- the LOC104416009 gene encoding lipase-like PAD4 yields MPRLSLERSLVLTPLWLALIRFWYTSMISPTSMNFANLQLTEEGKAWLLSFAAANMERLVQAGEGSGGRLFWPFGSYLFCSYEGTICLDNAVSVNKMIHLLLRTGSRNCIVEEHLKYGQYVERLTRQSLKRSFMEGDPPESSYEASPSMALNSIGTYRQVSIALMAKDCLKMARRMRPSLDQNAAKLAIRLSKIAPYRVEIEWYKACCDKSAEQRGYYDPFKQRGVSKRESYINMNQIMFAAFWDDVICMMDRNELPLNFHRSLEWVIEESQLYKLLVDPLDIMEYYLSGMHRKKGHYISNGRERRYEILDQWWTERVVTGQ; encoded by the exons ATGCCAAGGTTGTCTCTCGAGCGATCACTTGTTCTGACTCCCCTGTGGCTAGCCCTCATAAGATTCTGGTACACGTCTATGATATCACCAACCTCTATGAATTTCGCTAACCTCCAATTAACTGAAGAAGGCAAGGCCTGGTTATTATCCTTCGCTGCGGCCAACATGGAGCGCCTGGTACAGGCAGGGGAAGGCTCGGGAGGGAGGTTGTTTTGGCCGTTTGGGAGTTACTTGTTTTGTTCATATGAGGGCACGATTTGTTTGGACAATGCTGTATCGGTCAACAAGATGATACATTTGTTGCTGAGGACAGGCTCTCGAAATTGTATTGTTGAGGAGCACCTTAAGTATGGGCAATATGTTGAAAGACTGACTCGTCAGTCTTTGAAGAGAAGCTTCATGGAAGGAGATCCCCCTGAGTCAAGCTATGAAGCAAGTCCTTCGATGGCTTTGAACTCCATAGGGACCTATCGACAG GTATCGATTGCACTGATGGCAAAAGATTGCTTGAAGATGGCAAGGCGAATGAGGCCCTCACTGGACCAGAATGCTGCTAAGTTAGCCATTAGGCTATCCAAAATCGCTCCTTATAGGGTGGAGATAGAGTGGTATAAAGCCTGTTGCGATAAGTCTGCCGAGCAAAGAGGATACTATGATCCCTTCAAGCAGAGGGGCGTCTCAAAGAGAGAGTCCTATATAAACATGAACCAGATCATGTTTGCGGCCTTTTGGGATGATGTCATATGCATGATGGACAGGAACGAGCTCCCACTTAACTTTCACAGAAGTTTAGAATGGGTAATTGAGGAGTCGCAGCTCTATAAGCTCCTTGTGGATCCATTGGACATCATGGAGTATTATCTGTCGGGGATGCATCGGAAGAAAGGCCACTACATAAgcaatggaagagagaggaggtaTGAAATTTTGGATCAGTGGTGGACCGAGAGAGTTGTTACTGGGCAATAG